In Miscanthus floridulus cultivar M001 chromosome 5, ASM1932011v1, whole genome shotgun sequence, one genomic interval encodes:
- the LOC136454107 gene encoding UDP-D-apiose/UDP-D-xylose synthase-like: MSSSSSSRSPAAAAARLDLDGNPIAPLTICMIGAGGFIGSHLCEKLMAETRHVVLAVDVYCDKIRHLVDPAPPHLSGRISFHRLNIKNDSRLEGLIKMADLTINLAAICTPADYNTRPLDTIYSNFIDALPVVKYCSENSKRLIHFSTCEVYGKTIGSFLPKDHPLRKEPEFYVLKEDESPCIFGPIMKQRWSYACAKQLIERLIFAEGAENGLEFTIVRPFNWIGPRMDFIPGVDGPSEGVPRVLACFSNNLLRREPLKLVDGGQSQRTFVYIKDAIEAVVLMIENPARANGHIFNVGNPDNEVTVRELAQMMTEVYANVSGEAPLDEPMIDVSSSQFYGEGYDDSDKRIPDMSIINKQLGWNPKTPLKDLLETTLTYQHKTYKEAVKRQMSQASATS; encoded by the exons atgtcgtcgtcgtcgtcgtctcgctctccggcggcggcggccgcgcgccTGGATCTGGACGGCAACCCCATCGCGCCCCTCACCATCTGCATGATCGGCGCCGGGGGCTTCATCGGCTCCCACCTCTGCGAGAAGCTCATGGCCGAGACGCGCCACGTCGTCCTCGCCGTCGACGTCTACTGCGACAAGATCCGCCACCTCGTCGACCCCGCGCCGCCGCACCTCTCCGGGCGCATCTCCTTCCACCGCCTCAACATCAAGAATGACTCCAGGCTCGAGGGCCTCATCAAGATGGCCGATCTG ACCATCAACCTGGCGGCCATCTGCACGCCGGCGGACTACAACACGCGCCCCCTCGACACCATCTACAGCAACTTCATCGACGCACTCCCAGTG GTCAAGTACTGCTCCGAGAACAGCAAGCGTCTCATCCACTTCTCCACGTGCGAGGTCTATGGCAAGACCATCGGTAGCTTCCTCCCCAAAGACCACCCGCTCCGCAAG GAACCTGAATTTTATGTTCTGAAAGAAGATGAGTCACCCTGTATTTTTGGTCCAATCATGAAACAACGATGGTCCTATGCATGCGCAAAGCAACTTATTGAGAGGCTTATATTTG CTGAAGGCGCAGAAAATGGCCTTGAATTCACAATCGTGAGACCTTTCAATTGGATTGGCCCAAGAATGGACTTCATTCCTGGTGTCGATGGCCCTAGTGAGGGTGTACCCCGGGTTTTGGCTTGCTTCAGTAAT AATTTGCTCCGCCGAGAGCCCTTGAAGCTTGTTGATGGGGGCCAGTCTCAGAGAACCTTTGTTTACATTAAGGATGCCATCGAAGCTGTTGTGCTGATGATT GAAAATCCTGCTCGAGCCAATGGTCACATTTTCAATGTTGGGAATCCTGACAATGAGGTTACTGTTAGGGAGTTGGCCCAAATGATGACAGAG GTCTATGCTAATGTCTCAGGAGAGGCACCACTGGATGAGCCCATGATTGATGTGAGTTCGAGTCAGTTCTATGGTGAAGGATATGATGACAGTGATAAGAGAATTCCCGACATGAGTATAATCAACAAGCAGCTAG GTTGGAACCCAAAGACCCCTCTCAAGGATCTGCTGGAGACAACATTGACATATCAGCACAAGACATACAAAGAAGCTGTGAAGAGGCAAATGTCGCAGGCTTCAGCAACGAGTTAG